The following proteins are co-located in the Thermoplasmata archaeon genome:
- a CDS encoding type II toxin-antitoxin system RelE/ParE family toxin, whose translation VQKLVNSPYYRLRIGDYRVILDVQGEVLRILVLKVGHRESIYDR comes from the coding sequence GTTCAGAAGCTAGTCAACTCTCCGTACTACAGACTGCGGATCGGCGACTACCGGGTCATCCTCGATGTCCAGGGCGAAGTTCTGCGGATCCTAGTCCTGAAGGTCGGACACAGGGAATCCATCTACGACCGGTGA